The genomic segment cAATCACTGGCTCGACTGCCCCCTTATTCTGCAGGCCATGCTTCCATCCAAAGGACcgattaaaatattaaaatatttcccAAAACCACTGCTGAACATTAGAATCGCCATGAAAGAAGACTGGGGTTacttaaaaaagtattttgcaCAATTCCTATATTATTTAATGAATTCTaactttttcagttttacttttttgGGGCAGAAGTCTGACTTTAATGTAGAATTAAATTTTTTAATTTAGATTTCTGACCCCCCCCGaaaaaatctgattttattCTCAAAATTCTCATTTCTTTcaatgaattttaaatatttttttctcagaatgtGAATTATTTTTAGCAAAATTTTTAGCTCAGAAGGTATGACTTCTTAAATTGTATTCTGACTCTTTtcctactttttctttttgttgttgttggggttttttgtttgtttgtttgggttgtttttttttgtttttttttgcagatttctGATTTTAATTACAAAATTCATTACAAACTTCTTCGACTACAATTTTATTTctgaacatttttttctcagGATTCTGAAAAATGTCATAAGCCCAGAACATTTTTTAGTGGTCAGACACTTTATGTAgacataaacatgaataaatactAAATGAAATGTTAGTTGAGACAGTAATGTTTTGATTAGTTTGCACTCACGTCCATTTGCTGAGTAATGTGAGAAACTCACACTGCATGTGTGAAAATCCACTGTCAGCAAAAAAACATTGAACCTGTTCTGTATTATTGATGTAGAACCAATAGCaaagcaggattttttttcccgTGGGTGGGTGGGTAtgttggggtggggtgggggtcttGGTGCTGACTGTGTTGGTTGGGTTGATAGTCTGTAAATGGAGATGAAAACCACCTCGCAGCCCTGCTGTGTTGTGGTttgataaacaacagcagctccAGGATCACAGCCTCTTTAAGTAACTCCTAAGAAAGGTAAATAAATTCCATTttgtttccttaaaaaaaaattttttatagATAATTTACACgtttaatcagttttatttaacaaCTTTCTAACATTTTTTTGAAAGGTCCCTTACCAACTATTTTGCAATAATGTATGTGTAGTTACTCTTCCAAATACATCACTGATATGTTTTTTAACAATTTATATGATATGCACTGTTTATGAGAGCTAAAAGAAGCAAATGCCTAGTGAATGGGAGAACAAATGTGCCACATAATGCCCAGCTAATCCTCGTGTTTACAGAACATGTGGATCATTCTAGATGTCTGTTGTGTCAGGGTTAGAGAGCATGCAGCTTTTGTAACTGAGCCACAGGAAATCAAAAGCTTTATCGCCAGCTGAACTGACTGCTGACAGACTTTCAAAAACTCCTCTGTGCGTGTCCTAAATGACAATTAACGAAGCGCAGTATCattttaataacattttttctttctaaagttCAGGTTACTCAATCTAATCTGTTTTTGCAGCTCTGCTCTGATGGCGGGACAGCAAAAGCTTCCCTCGCTGTGGGTTTGGATGCTGCTTATTGCAGCTTTGTGCCCAGGTGCACAGTATGCATACAGCAAGCGAGCAGGCAGCTTCAGAGGTCGCGGTACTGGTAACAAAGCGCCCCCCTCTCAGAATCGAGGCCTCTCCAAGCAGGGTGTAAAGTGGGCAGGTGCAGCAGCAGCCGGGATGCTGGGAGGCACAGGCACCGGGTATGGGCTGGGCTTCCTTGGAAAGCCAAAGCATGGGTCCGGAAATAACTATGGCCACAAAGCAGTCGCCTCTGAGCAAGATCGACAGCTTTACTACCAGCAAGACCAAAGATGCTGCAACCAGTCTCTCTGGAGAGCCTTCGTTAAAGGCGCTGCCCCTGCTCCTGTGACTCACCTCTTTCTCAGGCTGGGACATGTGGTGCCTTTTCTTACAGCAGCTTGGATAAGAGATGTGTGATCCACCATCTAATTAATGAAAAAGCTGTCATttatcaaattaaattaaagcttTTTTGAACAAATTATCTCTACTGTGtcattttattggaattaaATGTCATCATGTCATCCTCATGGATTTTTCTGAGagtttggttaaaaaaatacacaagtaGTCCACTTGTGCATTTTTCTAATAACCCCTCTTTTGATATCCCTTGAAGAGATACAGCAACATTTTTTGTAATGCGGAAGGAGCTTGACTGTCTGTACAACCTGCCACAGGGTCATCTTACCTTGCCTTAAATCTTTTAATGATGTCACTGGTTTATGAACCATTAGAAAATGAAAAGGGCTGTAACACAAGTCATTTTGTAATGCTCAATACAATGTGAATGTCATTCTTCTAAGCGATTTacctaaatgaataaataaatattagtaTACATACAATTTGCTGTATGAAAAGCAGTAAGTTCTCTGATAACTTAAACTGAAACCAATCAAATGTTTATCATTTTGGCTTTAAAAAATCacactaaacaaaaaaacaaatcaatcaataaaaattaaagtatGCCAATAACCTAACTGTTACAGCTAGTTTGGATCGGTGCCCAAAATATGGAGCGGACATAGTTTTTGTGATTAGCAAGTTTCTTGcctgaaaatgaaaacattaaaaatgaaaggaTAATAAAATATCTTAGAAATGCTGCTTAGAACAGGGGCAGATGTTTTTAAGgataaggatttttttttttttaatagacgTGAAGATGTCACAGGCCAGAGAAAACATttcatgatttattttatttaacacatGAACATCCAAGACAAACTATATTACACCGTGTTAATCATAACATCTGAGGAGTATCACGAAATGTTTGCAATTCTGAGTGAAAAACAAGCGATTTCTCTAATGGTAACATGAGCTCAATTACAAAGTTACAGAATATCCACAACTAAGGAGAAATAAGTGCACTTTACAGATATTCCACAGCCTTGATTTAAGGTGGAATTTCCAATCAAATTAAGCTGTTTTGCCAGAATCaaccaaaaaagcaaaacaggaaCAGTCGAACATGAAAGCTTATTAACAGGAGACAATAAAAGAAATTTGAAAGCCTGGCGACAAAGAACAACATCAGTATGGGAAGGAGAATTCCATCACTTCGAGATGAACTGGCATCGATGACAGTTTTCACACCTAACTTACACAGCATTTTTCCAGAGTCCTTTACAAAACTCAggcatggaggaaaaataaaacaggatcaTAAAAAACACggtaaaaagaaaagtgaaatgaTCACATGAAACacccacaaaaataaaaataataacaacacctactcttgaagaaaaaaaggagaacagaTTTTAGTAGTCATAATCGCAGAGACTGTACCATGACAACCGGCGCAAGAAACTAAACAGTAGTATTTACATATCTGAGAAAAACGGTCCTGTGAGACTGTTTCCCCATGCTACAATTAGATGTAGGAGATTAGAGGAGGACGCACGGAAACGATGACCAACTTCAGGGCAGACGACTGGAAAATAAGTGGCTTTGGAAAGTTAAAATGTGCCTGGGGACATGCATATAAAACCACGGCTTTTATGGGCATAAATGTTCTAATGACTCACACGCATAATGGCAGAATTCAACGGGATAAAGGAATGCACTCTGAGTGCTTCCACACCCATTTTAACTAAGGACAGTTTACATACTACAaggaaatacagagaaaagaccGCATCCGTTCAACAGACTGCACAGATTAAAGCAACAAGTGCTATTTGTGCAACTTCACTGCTCATTTATGAACCCATCGTGATTACTGTCTACTTTCTGTCAAAAGCTATTACATGCAATAACATAAGTAGCACATATTAAATATGAACCAGGGCAATTATTTCTacctttagttttattttgatttctgTCTCTGCTGCTCAGCAAACCTCGATGGTTTAAAGTGCATGTGGGAAGTTTGGCTGAATTATTTACAAGGAATCCTGTATCACCATCAAGCAATCTGTAAAAACTATTAGTGACCAGGGGTTGCTTCAGTCTGTGCATATGCTCTGTGGAGTGAGACTGAGTGGAATTGATTTAGCCATCACAAAAGAATCCAAAAACCACACATAAAACTTAAATCCTCCAAAGAGACTTCTCCTAACATTACCCCAGATAATAAACAGGGGTTAAAGTGAGCTGGATTTATTATTACTGATCAGTAATATCGCTGAATGCCTTTATTTTTCACGTGCCACAATCGTGCTGTTGCTCCCAGTTATTACATTCAATTACTTGCCCGGTAATAAGCCAAATAATGACATCCCACAGCCCACTTACAACCTGAAGTGAACTTTTTCATTCTCATCCCTGTGATGTGTTCATGGTGTAAAGGTAAATAATCCTGGTCAATGTACTTCAGCATCTAGAATATCACAGAGGAAGAGTGAGCATCAAGGCagtaaagcttttttttaagtggcggTAATTTGAAATGCAACTTCTCGAGGACATTAAAATATCACCAAatacacaaactgtttttgtgcgGTCTGTCAATCAACAGAAAACATCTGACAAATGTGTCTGCCAGCTGAAGGGAGAGGGGAAAAGAAGCAACACTATCAGAGATGTAGAAAAAGATGTACGAAAGACAGGAAACTAGAAGAAGACGATTATTTTCAAGGGTAAGGATGGCAACACGCAAGGTTTGATAAGCTgaaaatggaaaacttccaataTCCTCGTTCGTTTTAGAGCTCTTAAATGGATCTACATGTGATGTGTTGCCAAATTATCCCAAAACAAATGGAAGCATATTAATTTTGCATTCTTCAAAGGTTGAATGAAAATACCAGGCAGGTTAGTGCAGGCTGCACTGGTTATGTTTGCAGTACTGTGGTGAAGTTCACAGTGATTCACTCTGCTGGAGTGGTCAATGTTAGATTAGATCAAGAGTagcaaatattattttatttaaggtGATGATTACATTCACTCAGCTAATTCTAGCTTTTATACAAGCCATCAGCCATGCGGCTCTAGATAGATCTGCTTATAACTTGTTGAATTCAGCGTGGTTAAATCCACAAAAAAGCCGTTAATATTGAATATAGGAGAAGCAGCAcagctcagctgatcacagcctgtatgCACAAATCTAGCCTGCAAGTCATCACTTGACTTATTTCTACGTAATTCTTGTCCCCATGCTGCACCAATACAAACAAATCTCTGAGAGTTACCCCACTTGCCAAATCACACTTTTACCCCTTAATATAAGCCATAATGTGGACTATGagctttcattattttttcattCTTATCTAAACTATGAAAGAAACTGCCCTGATAGTCTTCCTAAGAAAAAACTGCTAAAGTAATTGTCCtgtcctgttttctttctttaatcaTGAATCTCTGCATTCAGTGTCCAACAATCTGGAGATAGAAAGTGCAAAAATATGGatccaaaataaattaatataaagTATAGTGAACATCTAAGACAGATCTAACTGTAACACTTGAAACTGAGTGCTGCACTTGAAACAGACATTTTTAGTCAGTATGTACATgtcaatattttttatataatagATATTAAAAGATTTTACTCTCTGAAAGTATGCAGCTATGGTTTGCAATGTGGAGCCACTATAATATAAGCAGGAAATGAACGTGTGCATATGATGGAGGCAGTAGAAAGCCATTTGAAGTGAAGTGGAAGGTGTTTTCTCACTGGAGCAGGAGCATGCTGGACAATAGCACCACGGAGGAAGTGAGAAGATGAATGAGCCCTTGGCTCAGAGGGCTAGAACGACTTAGCTGATATTGTTGTTCAGTTTTACGTTCCTCCAGAAATTGCTCGGAGTACTTCATGTACTTCTCTACACACCGCCGCGACTTCACTTGCTCAATCAGGGCTGGGTATCCAATCTCCTCAATGCTGACGGTGTCGTCATCTGCGTCCTCAGCTGCACTCTTGGACGTGGAAGAGCCTTGATCCTTAAGAGTATCATTCGAACTCATGCAGCGACTCATGAAGCTTTCGTAGGTCTCAGCACGTGGAGGAGGCCTGTAGACGTAATCACGGCCATAGTCTTTTTGATCTGTTGACTGGGTGCCATAACGACGCTGCATGTAATTATTGTAGTAGTACTCTTCTTCAGGGTTACGGAAAGTGAAATGTGGTCGGGGGAAGCGTCCTAATCCATATCCAACTGCCATTCCAGCCAAAGCACCGACACCTGCGGCCACCATGGCTTTTTTGGCAAAACTTGGTGACTTGGGCGCGTACCCCATGTTCTGCACAGAACGAGAAAAAGGTGACCCTGCCATCCCATAACCATAGCCTCCTCCACCAAAGCGGGGACTCAGGATCTTATTATTTGGGTTCCAGTTGGAGTAGCCACCAACTGCTCCACCAGGGTAACCTCCTGGATAACCTCCTGGATTTGCACCAGGCACATTCCAACCTGGTCCTGTGTTTCCAGTTCGGACTGGGTAACCACCTGGATACTGGTAAGGATACCTTCCTGGGTTTTGTGGATAACCACCCGCTGCTGGGAAACCCCCACCTGGATAGTGATTAGGATAATTCTGGTTAGGATAACCTCCAGCAGGGTACTGATTGGGATATCCTCCGGGGTTGGTACCAGCTCTGCCTGGATTTTGATTTGGATAATTTCCTCGAGCTGGGTTTTGATTAGGATACCCTCCTGCTGGGTATCCACCTGCAGGGTTCTGGTTCGGATAACCTGCAGGAGGATACCCTCCTGCTGGGTATCCACCTGCAGGGTTCTGGTTCGGATAACC from the Oreochromis niloticus isolate F11D_XX linkage group LG7, O_niloticus_UMD_NMBU, whole genome shotgun sequence genome contains:
- the LOC100701545 gene encoding spidroin-2, whose protein sequence is MIKNERTAFGRNHPGPFREQREDGERATNALELSTQYLNDAYTQNTNSWAMMGRLCEMVLVSLLIMSLWNTELAWAKRGGGSSSRGKSSSSSNKGWTNSKTSNSQPGNYPRQPQSPNRNTNPYPPGGSYPYPKQNQPSYPGAGSNPNQYPGRGNPAGYPNQNPAGGYPAGGYPPAGYPNQNPAGGYPAGGYPNQNPARGNYPNQNPGRAGTNPGGYPNQYPAGGYPNQNYPNHYPGGGFPAAGGYPQNPGRYPYQYPGGYPVRTGNTGPGWNVPGANPGGYPGGYPGGAVGGYSNWNPNNKILSPRFGGGGYGYGMAGSPFSRSVQNMGYAPKSPSFAKKAMVAAGVGALAGMAVGYGLGRFPRPHFTFRNPEEEYYYNNYMQRRYGTQSTDQKDYGRDYVYRPPPRAETYESFMSRCMSSNDTLKDQGSSTSKSAAEDADDDTVSIEEIGYPALIEQVKSRRCVEKYMKYSEQFLEERKTEQQYQLSRSSPLSQGLIHLLTSSVVLLSSMLLLQ